TCGATAACGGCCTGCCCATCGGCATCGTCGATGTCGAAAAGTCGGCTGAGCATGTCGATAAACGGATAATAGGGCACACCGCCGTTATAAGCATAGGCGTAGCCGTCCAGCCAGCAGATGGCTTCTGCATCGGAGGAGCGTTTGAATTCCGCAATCAAACGGCTTTTTCCGGTGCCCGCATCCCCGCATACGGTGATGACCGTGCCTTCCTTGCGCTGCAGCCGGAGGGCGGCATCCTCCATAGTCTTCAGTTCCCACGCCCTGCCCACCAGTCTGGCCTTCAACCCGTGGATGCGCCGCACCTTATCCGGCCGGGGAATCAACGATTGGACGCCGTACACCGGAACCGGATGGGTGCGTCCTTTCACCGGCACCGGTTCGCGTAGGGCGAAATGGAAAAAGCCTGCGGCGGCCGAAAAGACGCCGCTCTCCACCAGCACCTCGCCCGGCAGGGCCATGTCCCGGATGCGGGCGGCCAGGTTCACGGTTTCGCCGGTGATGCCGTGCCGGCCGGTTCGCTCTTCCGTTGACCCGGTAACCACCAGACCGGTGGCAACGCCGGAGCGCATGGCCAGGGCAACGCCGATGCGTTCGGTAAAACGGCTCTCCACGCGCGCAACCACCTGATGGATCTCCATGGCCGCCCGAATGGCCCGGATGGCATCGTCTTCATGGGCGTGCGGCATGCCGAAAACCGCCAGGACGCCATCCCATAGGATGCGGTCGACATGTCCGTCGTAACGGGTAATGATTTTCACCATCTCCTCGAAAAGTCGACGGGTGACGTCCTGGATATCTTCCGGGTCGACCCGGTTGGCAATCTCCTGATAGCGGTTGATGTCCGAAAACAGAACGGTGACGTGTTTGCGTTCGCTTTTGAGTCGTTTGATGGTTTGAGCGGAATCGTTCTTCAGCGGCATGCCGCACTGATCGCAGAACCGACTCTCCGGAAGGTTCGAACTCCGGCAATGAAGGCATATTTTCATCGGCACCAGCGCCGAACCACAGTTGCTGCAAGACAAAGCCTGTCTGTCGGCCTCACGGTGGCACTTGGGACAGATCATCGATGGCAACTCTTTCATGACAAATCGTCGATTGCGGGAATTCAGCAAGTGATACCCGACACACCGATGCAAGTCAAACTTTCATTGGTCCTGCACGCGGATCGCGTTCGCTCGGCCTGGTTCACAAGGTTGCGTTGAAGAAAGACGGGGATTATAGATGGGGTGATGCTCCCGAAGGCGATCGGCGCGCTCTACCTGAAAAGAAGGAAAAGCCATAACCGGCAGGGCTTTCGACCAAATCCAGGTCGCTGAAGAAATGCGTTTGCTAAAACAGGATCGTGTTTCATTGAAAACGGCCAATACCTATTGATCCGTCATGGCGAGCTTAACGCCCAACGCTGCGAAGGTTGCTGCAAAGGCGCGTTGCAGCCGGCCAATAAATCTCGGCGAACGGGCAACGTACCTGCGGACCCCATTGGCGAAAATTCCGTAGAGAATAAAAATGACCAGGGTCATGGCCATGAACATGATGCTCAAAAGAATCATTTGAACGGTTGGCGAGGCCGCATTGGGAGGGACGAAAAGCGGCAGGAACGCCAGGAAAAAAATGGACAGCTTCGGATTCAGGATATTGATCAGAAAGCCCCTTTTGACAATCGGCCACCATCCGGTTTTCAAAGCGGACGCATCCAATGTCAGCGAGCCGGTCTCCCGCCACATGTTCCAGGCCAGATAAAGCAGATAGACCGCGCCTGCATATTTGATCCCCTGATACAAAATCGCACTGGTATGTAAAATGGCCGAAAGCCCGAGGATGCTCGCCGACAGGTGGGGCAGGATGCCGGCGGTGCAGCCGATGGCAGCGGCGACGCTGGCTTTCCAACCCGAGAAAAGGCCATTGGACACCGTGTAGATCACCCCGGTTCCCGGAACGAGAACCACGATCAAGGATGTTGTCAGAAATTCCATGTCGAACATCGTTCCATCCCCTCCCCGCATACGAATCAGAACCACATTTCCAAAATCGCTTCAGCCATCTGGAAACTCGTTTTTTACTTAAATGTCAAAAAATTTTTTCGGCGGACCAGGATCGGATTTCGCTGATTTCAGGGGCGCTCAATCCCAACGACTCCAGAAAATCCTGGTGGGCCTCGGGAGACATGTGCTCGAAGGCCACATGCCATTGCCCCATGGCCGCATCGTCCAGGCCGGCGCCGCGCAGCACCGCCACCCAACGCGCTTTGTCCAGCACACGGGTCCCGGCCAGCAGCGAACGGTCCTTGAGCAGGTCAACGATCACCTGCTGCTGGGTGCGCAAGGCCCGGATCTCCCGGTTCAGGGCCTCCAGCCTGCGCTCTAAAGCCTGCACTGTTTTGTGTCGGGGCGTTGTCAGAATGGACTTGATCTCCTGCAAGGAGAGCCCTGCGCTGCGGTAACGGCAGATCTGCGCCAACCGCCGACGATCGGCTGCGCTGTAAACCCGGTAGTTGGCGCGGCTGCGCTGCGACGGCCGCAGCAGCCCGATGCGGTCGTAGTACAGCAGGGTGCTGCGGGACAATCCGTGCAGCCGGGCCAGTTGAGAGATGCGGTAGACCGGCTCAATGGTGGCTGTCTTGGCCATAGTATCGGGTTTCGAGATTCAGGTCGGCCATCTTTAGCATGGCCCCTGTTTTCAGATAGTGATTGAGCATCTTTTCGACGGCGGCCTTTTCCAGTTCAAACGCCTCGTCCGTAAGGTTCCGGATCCACCGGTTGCCGGCTTCGCTCAGACCGGTATACGTGTTTGTCCAGACCGACAGGGAACCGTCGTCTGTGGCCTTCAGGGATATATCCATCCGGTTGATCTTCAGCCCGGGGGTGACCCGGATGAATTCGATGGCCCGGTCTTTTTCGTAGCGGCACACCACCCAAATTTCAGTGCCGCCCTGGGATTCGAAATCGGTGGTAAAGACGGCGTTGTTCTCGGCCCTGCCACCGGTCGAAAAAACCATATCACAGGACCAGGGCTCGATCCAATCGGTTTCGCGAACAGGACAAAGCAGCGGAAAGACCTCGGCGGGTGGGGCGCAAAGGTGCATGGTAAAGCTTTTGACAATACGTTCTGCGGTAAATTCGTTCATCGTTGCATCTCCTTGGTGATGGGTCATTTGGCTTCTGTCCACCTGCATAAACTGTGAAGCCGTAGACGGGTCAAGCGCCAAATTCCCGTTTTGCGAATTGTATGGCACCCTTTCCAAGTGGCCGCTGCTGGTGTATATTCCAAAAGCCCCTCGTTGCCCCTCTCATCATACAAGGAGACAAAGTTATGGAAAAAAGCGTACTGGTGCCCGTCGCCGACGGCACCGAAGAGTTGGAGGCCGTTGCCATTATCGACGTGCTTCGCCGGGCCGGCGCGGCCGTCACCATGGCTTCGGTAAGCGGCGATCGACAGATCACGGCGTCTCGCGGAGTGGTCATCGTCGCCGACGACCTGATCGAGGCGTGTGTGGAAAAGGATTATGACCTGGTGGTGCTGCCCGGCGGAATTCCCGGCGCCCAGAACCTGCGCGATTCCGACCTGCTGAAACAGATATTGATCCGTCAGCGGGAAAAGGAACGCCTCTATGGGGCGATTTGCGCCAGCCCGGCCATCGTTCTGGAGCACCATGGGCTGCTGGCCGGCCATCAGGCCACTTGCCATCCGGGCTTTACGGACGGCTTGTCCGACAAGACGCGAATCGACGAACCCGTGGTGATGGACGGCACCTGCCTAACCAGCCGGGGGGCGGGAACCGCCGTAATGTTCGCCCTGGCGCTGGTGGAACGGCTCTACAGCAAAGATAAACGCGATGAGGTGGCCGGATCACTGGCCATTTAACTTAAGATGAAAACAAAAAGCCAACAGACGCGCAAAACAGTGGCCTTGGTGCTGGGCAGCGGATCTTCCCGTGGATGGGCGCACATCGGTGCCATCGAAGCTTTGGAAGAAGAGGGTGTTCCCATCGATTTCATCTCGGGGTGCAGCGTCGGTTCTTACGTGGGCGCCATTTATGCCAGCGGCAGCCTGGAAAGCCTCAAGGACTTCGTGCTGCGCATGAACGGCAAAAAGGTCTTCTCCTATTTCGATGTCGTCTTTCCCCGCTCGGGGCTGCTGGACGGCGCCAAAAAAGTGGCCGAGCTTTTCTCCATGCACACCGACGTGAAACACTTTTCTCAATTGAACATACCGATGTCGATGGTGGCGACCGACCTGAATCGCGGCGAGAAGGTGGTGCTGCGATCCGGCGAACTGCTGCCCGCATTGCGGGCCACCATGAGCGTACCGGGTCTTTTCGCACCGGCCCGGGTAAAGGGCCGCTGGCTGGTGGACGGCGGGGTGGTGGACCCGGTGCCGGTGGGCCCGGCGCGGGCCACCGAGGCCGATGTGGTCATCGCCGTTGACCTGAACAGCGGAATCGTCTCCCGGCGGATGCGCAGGCCTGTGGTGGAGGAAGCCGAAACGACGGTTCCTGAAACCCCTGAAACCAAAAGCGAACTACTCGCCAAACTGACCGACTATTACGAGACGGCGGAGGCCAGCTTCAAAGCCAAAGTCAACGAACTGCTTGGCCGCGAAGAGGAGATGCCGGACATTATCGATACGGTCATGACCTCCATCAACATCATGCAGGAGCGCATCACCCGTATCAATCTGGCCGTGGAGCCGCCGGATGTCCTCATTCAGCCGCGTCTGGGCGCGCTGAAGATGATGGATTTCGACCAGGTGGAACTGGCCATCGAAGAGGGCTATATCGGGGTCAAGGAGAAGATGGAGGATATCAGGGCACTGTTGGAAATGCCCAGCCGAAAGCCGATAGAAAAGTAAAACGGATTTCGCTGCCGGCCCACTAACGGAATGCCGAATCCGTCAAGCTACTCCACGCGAAATCCGGGTCGCCGGACGGGGTGTCGCTTTTGCGCCGGTCCTCTTTACGCCTGTCCAAATCCGGATCGATCATGGTGTATCCTTTGCGCCGATCCTTGCCGCTGCGTAGATTGATGTTGTTGTATTCCTTGCCTGTCGGATGCGTCTCGATTCGATCAATCATGGTATGGCCTGTCGGTTAGCGGTAATTGGTTTCATGCCGGCCGTACTTTCCATGTTCCGAAAAAAGCAAAACGCGTGCCTGATCGCCAAAACGCATAAATCCAATATGATATCAGATAGAAAGATCTAAATAACCGGACCGCCGCCGGCAGAAAAAGGTATGAAACGGATTTCACAATCTGGAAAATCCTTCTCAAAATGGGTGCAGCGGCAGGCGGGGCAAAAAAGAAATGAAGGGATCACACTCACGGTCCGCGCCGGGATCTATCCATCGCCCTCGATGAAGACATGATCGAAGCACGGGGGGGCTTCGTCCGCGTAGTATTTCAGGTAATTGTCCCAGTCTTCCAGCTTCGACCGGTCCCTGGCGTCGGCCCGCGCCAGCAGACGCTGTCTTCTCACCTCCGGCCGGCAGAAGACATAGTGGATTTCATATGGTCAACAGCCGCTCGTTGTTCTTCAACAGCTCGGTCAACGGCTGTCCCCAGTATTTGACTTCAATCTTCAAATCTTCCAGGGTTTGCGTCACCCCGAGCTGGTCCGCACAGGCCTTGCAGGCCGTTACATGCATACCGGCCTGTTGCGCTTCCTTGATTTTGGCCTGGATGGTTGCATCCTCGCTGACCAGCTTCGGGGTGGCCCCCCAAAGAATCAGGGTGACCTTTTCCCACCAGCCTTGGACAAGAGAATTGATGGTGTACATAAACACCATCTTCTCAGCCGTTATGGGATTGTCGTTTGTCCAGAGAACATAAAGGTGATCTTTTTCCATTCATTTTCTCCCTGTGGCGTTCTTTCGCCGTTTTCGATATTGCCGACGACATAGCGGCTACAAAATAGGCGAGAACAATCGCGCCGAACGAATGGCCAGGCGGAACAGCAGCGAACGGCGGTAGACATCATCGGTGGTCAAGGGGTCGGATCGGGCAAAGTCATCCAGGCACATGGCCTCCACCCGGCGGATAAAATCGGCATCGGTGAAGGCCATGGTGATCTCGAAATTGATGCGCAGGGAACGATTGTCCAGGTTGGCCGTGCCGATGCCGGCCAGGCAGTCGTCCATCAGAAAAACCTTCTGGTGCATGAAGCCTTCACGGTAGGTGTACATGCGCACGCCGGCCACGGCCACCTCGAACAGGTAGCTGTGCGCCGCCCACCATACCACCCGCTTGTCCGGATTGGCGGGGATGAGAATGCGCACATCCACCCCCCGCATGGCGGCCAGTTGCAGGGCCTTGATCACCGCCACATCGGGTACGAAATAGGGGCTGAGCATCCAGCAGCGCCGGGTGGCGGCATTGATGGCCTGCACCATCATCAGCGAACAGCTTTCCACGATATCGCCAGGGCCAGTTGGGATGCACAGGACCGGTTCGTTGCCGAACGTCGGCGGCGGTTCCCAGGATACTTCCGGAAGCCGGCCGCAGGCCCAGTGCCAATCCTCCACAAAGGAGAGCTGCACCCCGAGGGTAACCGGACCGGCCATCTTCACGTGCGTATCCCGCCAACCCGAAAAGCGCCGGCTTTTTCCCAGGTACATATCGCCGACATTGTGCCCCCCGACCCAGCTCTTTTCCCCATCCACCACCACGATCTTGCGATGGTTGCGAAAATTGATCCGGAACCGGTTGAGCCAACCGCGCCCCACCCGGAAAACGCCGATGTGCACGCCGGCAGCTCTCAACGCATCGATATAACCCCGGGCCAGACGGACCGAGCCAACCCGGTCATAAAGAAAATAAACCCGCACACCGGCCCTGGCCCGCTCGATCAGGGCTTCCTTGAGGCGATTGCCCAGACCGTCGGCATGCACGATAAAAAACTGAATCAGGATGTAATGGCGCGCTTCGGCGATTCCCTGTAAAATGGAGTCGAAGGTGGCCGGCCCATTGATCAGAATCGTGCAGCGATTGCCTTTCATGACGGGCAGCTGGTAGATGTCGCTGAGCACATCGATCTGCGGCGTCTCCCTTACCATGAGTTCCCGCAGTTTTTTATCCTGCCGCAGCTGTTTGCCAAGCTGATGAATATCCGTGGTCCCGTGCTGATGGGCGGCGGTGTAATCATGAATGCGCCGGGCGCCGAACATCATGTAGAGAAAAACGGCCAGGTAGGGAAAAAAGAAAAGCGCCATCACCCAGGCGATGGTGCCCTGGCTGGTTCGACCGTGCATAAGAACATCGAAGATGAACAGGATGCCCAGGCCGTGCAGCAGCAGGGGCACCAGAAGCATCCAGTAATCGATCACCAGCAGTATGGAATGCACGCTACCATCCTCCGCACTTATTCGCCACTGTCTTCATTCGCACCAGCATCGACCATGGCCATGAACTCGTCCTCCATGAGGACCTCCTTTTCCAGCAGGCGCTTGGCCACAGCGATGAGGGTCTCTTTTTTCTTCGTGATCAGTTCGGTCACCCGGTCTTCCCGTTGGTCGAGGATCTGGCGGACCTCAGCGTCCAGGCGGGCAGCGGTTTCTTCACTGTATTCCCGCGCTGCGCCGAATCCAGACTGCTGGCCGAGAAACCCCGGGCCCTGGTTGCGCGGATAGGTGGAAAGCCCCAGCGTCTCGCCCATGCCGTATTCGGAAACCATGGCCCTGGCGATGTCGGTGGCCCGTTGGAGGTCGTTGTGGGCACCGGTGGTCACATCCTGAAACATGATCTTCTCCGCCATCCGCCCCCCTAAAAGCACGTCGATCTTGGCCAGCAGCTCATTTTGACTCATCAGGTAACGATCCTCGGTAGGCCGCTGCTGGGTGTATCCCAGCGCCGCCAGGCCCCTTGGAATAATGGATATCTTGTGTACGGCGTCGCATCCCGGCGTCAGTGCGGCCACCAGTGCATGGCCCACCTCGTGGTAGGCCACAATCTCTTTTTCCTTGGGATTGATCACCCGGTTTTTCTTTTCCAGCCCGCCGATGAGCCGGTCCACCGCCTCGTCCAGTTCGGACAATCCCACGGCATTCTTGTGCCTGCGCGCCGCCAGCAGGGCCGCTTCGTTGACCACGTTGGCCAGGTCCGCACCGGAAAATCCGGGTGTTTTCTGGGCAATCACCTCCAGGTCCACATCAGGGGCCAGTTTTATGTTTTTGGCATGAATATCCAAAATGGCTTTGCGCCCGTTTACATCGGGGCGGTCCACCAATACCTGCCGGTCGAATCGACCGGAGCGCAGCAATGCGGGGTCCAGCACCTCCGGACGGTTGGTGGCCCCCATGATGACCACGCCTTTTCTGGCATCGAAGCCGTCCATTTCCACCAGAAGCTGGTTCAACGTCTGCTCGCGCTCGTCGTGGCCACCCACCATGCCTGCGCCCCGGGCTTTGCCCAACGCATCCAACTCATCGATGAAAATGATGCAGGGCGCCTTTTCCCGCGCCTGGGTGAACAGGTCACGCACCCGGGCGGCCCCCATGCCCACAAACATCTCCACAAAATCCGAGCCGCTGATGGAGAAAAACGGCACGCCGGCCTCGCCGGCCACGGCCCGGGCCAACAGGGTCTTGCCGGTTCCCGGCGGGCCTACCAGCAGAATGCCTTTGGGCATCCGGCCGCCCAGGTTCTGGTAGCGCTCCGGCTCTGTGAGAAAACTGACAACTTCCTGGAGTTCCTCCTTGGCTTCATCGGCGCCGGCCACATCCCCAAACCGCGTTTCGATATCGTGCTCGCCAATCAGCTTGGCTTTGTTCTTTCCTAAAGTCATCATGCCGGCAGCCCCGGCCTGCATGCGACGCATGAGAAAAAACCAGATAACGTAAAAAATCGCTATGGGAACCAACCACGAAAACAGGGTTTTGAAGAAGGTATCCTCCACCTGTCCGGAATATTTGACATTGTGCTCGCTCAGTTGCGTGGCCAGTTCGTTGTCCACCCGAACGGTTTTAAAAAGAAATTCGTCGCCGGCACTGTCCTTCATTTTGCCGTGAATGGCCGTCGAACTGATAGAAATTTCCTTGACCCGATCATCCATGACCGCCTGGACGAACTCGCTGTAAGGAATAACCCGGGGCCGGAACTGCCCCATGAGCAGATTTTGCAGAATCAATACACCCAGGACGGCCATCAGGATGTAGGAGATGTTAAACTGGTGCTTTTTTTCCATAATTCTCCCTTTTTTCTATATTGGAATCAACGATCACCCGCAGAACATGCGGTCTGTTTCCGGCCATCGGCCAAAGAAACCGAGATACACCGGTGGTTGAATCGTTGCGGTTGGTACGGGAAGCATTGCACCCGGTCTGGAAACGGATGCCTAATGGTAAAAGTGTTTCAATTTAGCATAGGACTCCCTTGATGTACAACGAAACTCGACCGCACGCCCTCCGGAGATGTCCGGGAGCGACTTATGGGTTGACTTGCGGGAGAAATCTTATATATTTTATTGGTATTTTCCGTACGTTAAGTACGAATCGAGGACTGTTTTCCGCTGCGGCCGCCTCCTTGTCGGCGACCGGAGACAACCCCGCTTCCCCGCATCAGGAGGTGTGTATGCGCTGGACATTCCTTATCGCCCTGGCCGCTTGTTTGCTTCTGGTTGGCCATTCGGTTTCGGCCGGATCGATTTACACCTGGACGGATGCCGACGGCGTCAAACATTATTCCAACGAACAGCCGCCCGAAGGTATCGAAGAGGTGCAGACCATCGAAGAGGTGCAGGGCGACCCGACAAGCGCCGAACAAAACCAGCAAGAATATGATCGTATGGTCGAAGAGGCCAGCGAGGGAGCGGATCGGCACTTTGATGAGCGGGCCCAGGAAAAAGCCCGTCAGGAAGAGGAACGGCAGCAGCAGCAAGATGAGGAAAAAGAACGCCGGATCGCCGAGCAGCGCGCCCGCCTGGAAAAGGAAATCGAAGCCGTTCGCAACAGGGGGTTGAGTCCGACCTTTACCAAAGGAATGCAGGACAACCTGATCCGGCAGCTTCAGGAACAGATCGACCAGCTGGAATAGTCGACTCTTTTCAACTTGTGATCAGAGAAATTTCCACCCGACGATTGGCGCGTCGATCCGTATCATTCGAATTGGACACGAGCGGCTTGAATTGGGATTGCCCCTGGATGGTCAGCTGGCCGGGGGGTACACCGCTTTCGATCAGCGCCCGGGCCACACTGGCCGCCCGGCCGGCGGAAAGCTCCCAATTGGAGGGAAACGCGCTGGTATGAATGGGCAGATCGTCGGTGTGGCCGGTTATCACGACCTGACATGCGTTGAGCCGGGAAATCAGGCGTGCCACGCCTTCCAGCGTTCCCCTTGCCTCGGCCAGCAGCCTCGCCTGGCCGACATTGAAGGTGATCCGCTCGCCCAGCACGAACACCGGCTGGCGGTCCTCCCACCGAACGTAAAAATCCTCGTTGAAACGATCCGCAAGGTCGTTGACCAACTGATGGTTCAGGTTTTCATCCGGCATGTGCTTTTCAACCGGGGGCGCCTTTTGCTCCGGCGGTTCGGTCGGCTGTGAATCGTTTCCCCCCGCCTGCAACACAGCCATATTCGCGCGGCTTTCCGTAAATACGCCGTCCTGACGATCTACGACTTCGGGCTTTGCCTCGGATTCGACCGTTTCTGCAGTTTCGATTGCCGCAGATGATGCCACCGTCTGCGCTTGGCGCTGAATGGCGTTGGCGTAAAGCATGATAAAAAAAATGAGCATGAGCGTCATCAGATCGGCCAGGCTCCACAAAAAGGAATCCGTTTCCACGGTCATGCCCTGACCGGCGCGCAACAGTTTTCCCCTGCGCCTCCAATGCGGTGTTTTGGACTTCCGCCAGGTTGAAGGATGTTCGTTCGGGATCGTCATTTCTTTACCTGGCAATGCCGCTTTGCTTGATGGCAGCGGTCCACTTCTGCCAGGGGCGCGCTCCGCCTCCAGCCGCTCGCGTCCCGGAAGGATTCCCGGCCTCGATATAGGAAAGCAGCCTGTGGGTGATCTCCAGCGAGGCGCATTCGTCATAGATGGCCATCACGCCTTCGATAACGATATTCAACGCCACGGTTTCCCGTTGGATGTGGACGGCCAGTTTGCCGGCCAGGGGTGCGAAAAGGAAATTCGCCAGAAGCAGCCCGTAAAACGTCGTCAGCAGCGAAATCGCCATCCCGTAGCCGATTTGCGAGGCGTCGCCCATATGGTTCAACACGTTGATCAGTCCGATAATAGTGCCAACAAACCCGAAGACCGGAGCAAGTTTCACAAAATATTGGATCACCGCCAGGTGAGATTGAAGTTCGGACAGATAGAGAGAAATCTTTTTTTCCATGCCTTCTTCGACCTGCTGCCGATTGCGCTGATCGAGAACCTGCAGCAAGCCCTGTCGCAAAAATAGATTTTCCACGGCCTCATAACGAACGCTCAACTCCCGGATGCCCAGCGTCCGCCGCAGGCGGGCCAAAGAGGCGACCTGCCGGATCAGATCCTCCGGATCAGTCGGTTTTCGCTTCAGGCTGGCAGTGATATTGTGAATGAAGCCGCCAACCGTGTTGACCGGGGCCGAAAGCAAGCCCCCGATAAGGGTGCCCACAAGAACCAGGACCGCGCTCTTCAGGTTGACCAGCACGGGGATATCCCCGATGACGTCACCGGCAACGATGCCGAAGACCATGATTCCTACCCATAAAACGGAACCTTTGACCATGTCTGCTTCCCTTCGCTTGAATATTTCACGATCATTGGCTTTAGCAGATTCTATGCCAGCCGAATTCAAAGAGAAAATTAGCGAAATCGCGGCTTTTTCGGCTTTTTCGGCATCTGTGCGCTTGAGAAAAATTTGCCGGGTTGGTAATAATTTCCGGTCTGCGCTTTATGCGTCATAAAAATCAAGTGGCCGAAAAGAGAAAAAAAATGATCCCTGCCGAATCCATGTCCATCACCTGCGGGCTGGCCAGCGCCCTGGCCTGGGGAGCCGGGGATTTTGCCGGCGGGTTGGCCTCCCGGCGGGGCAGTGCCTTCACCGTGGTTTTCTTTTCCCAGTTGATCGGCGGCAGCCTCCTGCTGGTTCTGGCGATGCTCTTTTCCCACAGCCGGCCGCCGGCCGCCCATCTTTTGTCTGGTGGGCTGGCCGGTGTTTTCGGTGTGCTGGGCTTGATTTTTCTGTATAAGGGGCTGGCCCGGGGACGCATGGGCCTGGTGGCACCCCTGTCGGCGGTGGTGACTGCCCTGATTCCGTTGTCGTTTTCGATTCTGGTGGAAGGCTTTCCCGGGCTGATGAGAATCATCGGCTTTGCCGTTGCCATGGCAGCGGTCTGGCTGCTTGCTTCCCCGGGAGGCCAGTTAAAAATCGAAAGGCGAGAACTGCAATTGTCTCTTCTCGCAGGCCTGGGATTCGGCCTGTTCTTCATCTTCATGGATCACGCCAGCAGCCAGGCCATTCTGTGGCCCCTGGTGACCGCCCGTGCGGTAGCTATTGGGACGCTCTTCGTCCTGCTGGCGGCCCGCCGGCAGTTGATGCCACCGTCCCGAGGCCAATTCCCCGTCATTGCCCTGGCCGGCATTCTGGACACAGCCGGCAACGCCGCCTTTGCCATGGCGGCCCATGTCGGCCGCCTGGACATCGCCGCCATTCTGGCTTCCCTCTATCCGGCCTCGACCGTGATACTGGCCTGGCTGGTGTTCCGCGAACAGTTGGGCCGCCAGCAATGGATCGGGGTGGCAGCCGCAGGCGGGGCATTGGTTCTGATCGCGATTTAAAATCCGGACCGCTCAAAATGAAGGACTCGTAAAAAGCTTTATCAGGCCATCCATGGCCACACACCCGAAAGAAAGGTGGTGGATTCGTTGGAGCGGCTTCCAGCCGCGATTCGTTCTAAAATCATCGCGGCTGGAAGCCGCTCCAACGAAAAAGCCGCCCTCAATAGATACCGTTTTCTTAGACGTCGAAATTGGCCCATCGCGGGAATGACATGTCTGGTAACCTTCTGCGAGACTGTCAATGTCTGGTTCCCATGCTCTTGCATGGGAACCCATAATCAACTTGAGCTTTATGGTTAAGCATATTTCTTTTTCCATCTCTTTTTTAAAATTTTTTTGACGTTTCCATCGATTTTTTAAATTTTGTTTGACAGATTCCACATATACAATTAGAAAAATAGATAGTGTCCATCCATAAATGGCCAATTTGCCCGATATCTGCGTTATACGAAAAATTTTTTCCTCGGAATATCAACTATATGCCTCCGGGAAAATTTTTCGAAAGCCTTGATCTCGGCCAAATTTGCCTATTTCTGGATAGACACTGATAGCGCTTGATCGAAAGGCTACCGATGAAAATTGACGATCTGAATGTTTCCATTGTCCGTCATCTGCGCGAAGGGCGGAAATCCTACAAAATCATCGCCGATGAACTCGGCGTTTCCGAAAATACGATCCGGTCGCGGGTCAGCAAGCTCGAGGAAGAGGGCGTGCTGGAAATCGTCGGCCTGGTGGACCCGGAAACCGTTCCCCGGCACCAGGTTGTGATGGTGGGCGTCAAACTGAGCACCATGGACCTGGTCAAAAAAGGCGCCGAGTTCAGCCGCATTCGCGGTGTGGTATCCGTCAGCGTGGTTACCGGGCGCTTCGACCTGATCCTATTGGTCTTTCTCAAGGAAGGCTTCGGACTTTTGGAATTTTATACCGAAGAGGTGTCCAAGCTGGAGGGCGTGCAGTCTGTGGAGACGTTCGTGGTCTATAAAAGCTACAATTTGAAGGTTCCGTATATTTTCTAAGAAGGGTTCAAG
This window of the uncultured Desulfosarcina sp. genome carries:
- a CDS encoding LysE family translocator, whose translation is MFDMEFLTTSLIVVLVPGTGVIYTVSNGLFSGWKASVAAAIGCTAGILPHLSASILGLSAILHTSAILYQGIKYAGAVYLLYLAWNMWRETGSLTLDASALKTGWWPIVKRGFLINILNPKLSIFFLAFLPLFVPPNAASPTVQMILLSIMFMAMTLVIFILYGIFANGVRRYVARSPRFIGRLQRAFAATFAALGVKLAMTDQ
- a CDS encoding MerR family transcriptional regulator; the encoded protein is MAKTATIEPVYRISQLARLHGLSRSTLLYYDRIGLLRPSQRSRANYRVYSAADRRRLAQICRYRSAGLSLQEIKSILTTPRHKTVQALERRLEALNREIRALRTQQQVIVDLLKDRSLLAGTRVLDKARWVAVLRGAGLDDAAMGQWHVAFEHMSPEAHQDFLESLGLSAPEISEIRSWSAEKIF
- a CDS encoding DJ-1 family glyoxalase III produces the protein MEKSVLVPVADGTEELEAVAIIDVLRRAGAAVTMASVSGDRQITASRGVVIVADDLIEACVEKDYDLVVLPGGIPGAQNLRDSDLLKQILIRQREKERLYGAICASPAIVLEHHGLLAGHQATCHPGFTDGLSDKTRIDEPVVMDGTCLTSRGAGTAVMFALALVERLYSKDKRDEVAGSLAI
- a CDS encoding patatin-like phospholipase family protein, producing MKTKSQQTRKTVALVLGSGSSRGWAHIGAIEALEEEGVPIDFISGCSVGSYVGAIYASGSLESLKDFVLRMNGKKVFSYFDVVFPRSGLLDGAKKVAELFSMHTDVKHFSQLNIPMSMVATDLNRGEKVVLRSGELLPALRATMSVPGLFAPARVKGRWLVDGGVVDPVPVGPARATEADVVIAVDLNSGIVSRRMRRPVVEEAETTVPETPETKSELLAKLTDYYETAEASFKAKVNELLGREEEMPDIIDTVMTSINIMQERITRINLAVEPPDVLIQPRLGALKMMDFDQVELAIEEGYIGVKEKMEDIRALLEMPSRKPIEK
- a CDS encoding DsrE family protein, whose amino-acid sequence is MEKDHLYVLWTNDNPITAEKMVFMYTINSLVQGWWEKVTLILWGATPKLVSEDATIQAKIKEAQQAGMHVTACKACADQLGVTQTLEDLKIEVKYWGQPLTELLKNNERLLTI
- the cls gene encoding cardiolipin synthase, with amino-acid sequence MHSILLVIDYWMLLVPLLLHGLGILFIFDVLMHGRTSQGTIAWVMALFFFPYLAVFLYMMFGARRIHDYTAAHQHGTTDIHQLGKQLRQDKKLRELMVRETPQIDVLSDIYQLPVMKGNRCTILINGPATFDSILQGIAEARHYILIQFFIVHADGLGNRLKEALIERARAGVRVYFLYDRVGSVRLARGYIDALRAAGVHIGVFRVGRGWLNRFRINFRNHRKIVVVDGEKSWVGGHNVGDMYLGKSRRFSGWRDTHVKMAGPVTLGVQLSFVEDWHWACGRLPEVSWEPPPTFGNEPVLCIPTGPGDIVESCSLMMVQAINAATRRCWMLSPYFVPDVAVIKALQLAAMRGVDVRILIPANPDKRVVWWAAHSYLFEVAVAGVRMYTYREGFMHQKVFLMDDCLAGIGTANLDNRSLRINFEITMAFTDADFIRRVEAMCLDDFARSDPLTTDDVYRRSLLFRLAIRSARLFSPIL